DNA sequence from the Devosia lacusdianchii genome:
CAAGCCGCGCGTCGAAAGCCTCAAGATCGGCCCGGCCACCGACAAGGACGCCGAAATGGGCCCGGTCGTCACCAAGATGCACCGCGACAAGATCGTCGGCTACATCGATAGCGGCGTCGAGCAGGGCGCCGATCTAGTCGTCGACGGCCGCGGCTTCACGCTGCAGGGTTATGAAGGCGGCTACTATGTCGGCGGCACGCTGTTCGACAACGTCACGCCTGATATGACCATCTACAAGGAAGAGATCTTCGGGCCGGTGCTCTCGGTGGTCCGCGCCGACACTTATGACGCTGCGGTCAAGCTCATCAACGACCACGAATACGGCAATGGCACCGCCATCTTCACCCGCGACGGCGACGCCGCCCGCGAATTCGCCGACAAGATCGAAGTTGGCATGGTCGGTATCAACGTGCCGATCCCGGTCCCGGTGGCCTATCACTCCTTCGGCGGCTGGAAGCGCTCGCTGTTCGGCGATCACTCCATCTACGGACCCGAAGGCGTCCACTTCTACACTCGCCTCAAGACCGTCACCACCCGCTGGCCCGCCGGCATCAAGGGCGGGGCGGAATTCTCGTTCCCCAGCGTCAAATAGGATTTAGGCCATATGTCTGCCCCAGGAGAAAACCTTCGCATCAACGGTGATCGGCTCTGGGACAGCCTCATGGACATGGCCAAGATTGGCCCCGGCATTGCTGGGGGCAATAACCGCCAGACGCTGACCGACGACGACAAGAAGGGCCGCGCGCTCTTTCAGGAGTGGTGCGAGGCCGCTGGCCTGACCATGGCGGTCGACAAGATGGGCACCATGTTCATGACGCGCCCGGGCACCGATCCAGATGCGCTGCCGGTCTATGTCGGCAGCCATCTCGATACCCAGCCCACCGGCGGCAAATATGACGGCGTCCTCGGCGTGCTGGCCGGGCTCGAAGTTGTGAGGTCAATGAACGATCTGGGCATCAAGACTAAACATCCCATCGTGGTCACCAACTGGACCAACGAAGAAGGTGCCCGCTTCGCCCCGGCCATGCTGGCCTCCGGCGTCTTTGCCGGCATTCACACGCTCGACTACGCCTATGGCCGCAAGGATCAGGACGGCAAGAGTTTTGGCGACGAACTCCAGCGCATCGGCTGGGTCGGCGAGGAACCGGTCGGCGAGCGCAAGATGCATGCCTATTTCGAGTATCACATCGAGCAGGGCCCGATCCTCGAAGCCGAAAACAAGCAGATCGGCGTCGTTACCCATGGTCAGGGCCTGTGGTGGCTCGAATTCACCTTGACCGGCAAGGAGGCCCATACCGGGTCGACGCCGATGCTGATGCGCGTCAATGCGGGACTCGCCATGTCGCGCATCATTGAAATGGTGCAGGCCGTGGCCATGGACCACCAGCCCGGCGCCGTCGGTGGCGTCGGCCAGGTGAAGTTCTCGCCGAACTCGCGCAACGTGCTTCCTGGCACGGTGGTGTTCACCGTCGACATCCGCTCACCGGAACTGAGCAAGCTCAATTCCATGCGCAGCCAGATCGAGGAAAAGGCCCAGGCCATCTGCGCCGAGCTCGGCGTCGGCTACGCCATGGAAGCGGTCGGCCATTTCGACCCCGTCACTTTCGATCCGACCCTGGTCGCGCGCGTCCGCTCCGCCGCCGAAAAACTCGGCTACAGCCACATGAACATCATCTCCGGCGCCGGCCACGATGCCTGCTGGACCAATAAGGTCGCGCCATCGACCATGATCATGTGTCCGTGCGTGGACGGCCTGAGCCACAACGAGGCGGAAGAGATTTCGCGCGAATGGGCCGCCGCCGGAGCGGATGTGCTGTTTCACGCCGTGGTCGAGACTGCGGAGATTGTGGAGTGACCCGCCAAGTCGCGCAGCGACACCTCTCCCTTTGGGGGAGAGGTCGGCCCGCAGGGCCGGGTGAGGGGGCCTTATGAGCGTTCTCAAGACTCGCTTCGCAGCTAAAGCCGCCAAGGCTCTTCGCACCAACATGACCGACGCGAAGCGTAAGCTTTGGTCAGCTTTGCGCGACCGCCAATTGCTTGGCTTCAAGTTCGTTCGTCAGCAACCGGTTGGACCGTACATTGCCGACTTTGCCTGCCGCGAGGCAGACCTGGTCGTCGAACTCGATGGCAGCCAGCACGCTGAAAGCCCGACCGACGAACGGCGGACGACCGAGTTTTCGATGCACGGCTACCAAGTCATCCGCTTCTGGAACGATCACGTTCTGACAAATCTCGATGGTGTGCTTTGGGCCATCGCCGAGCACCTCAATAAGGCCCCCTCACCCGGTCTTCGCTTTGCGAAGCTCGACCTCTCCCCCAAAGGGAGAGGTGAAGAGGTGCCACACGATAATTCGGGGATTTCACCATGACCAAAGTCATCAAGAACGGCACCATCGTCACCGCAGACCTCACCTACAAGGCCGATGTCCTCATCGATGGCGACATTATCGTCGAGATCGGCCCCAACCTGTCCGGTGACGAAACCCTCGACGCATCAGGCTGCTACGTCATGCCTGGCGGTATCGACCCCCACACCCATCTCGAAATGCCCTTTATGGGCACCTATTCGGCCGATGATTTCGAGTCCGGCACCCGCGCGGGCCTCGCCGGCGGCACCACAATGGTGGTCGATTTCTGCCTGCCCAATCCCAACCAGTCGCTGCTCGAAGCCCTTCAGATGTGGGACAACAAGACCGGCAAGGCCAATGCCGACTATTCCTTCCACATGGCCATCACCTGGTGGGGCGAGCAGGTCTTCAACGAAATGGCCGATGTCGTCGATCGCGGCATTACCAGCTTCAAGCATTTCATGGCGTATAAGGGCGCGCTGATGGTCAATGACGACGAGATGTTCTCGTCATTCCAGCGTTGCGCCGATTTGGGCGCCCTGCCACTCGTGCATGCTGAAAACGGCGACGTGGTCGCCGCGATGACCGCCAAGCTCCTCGCCGAAGGCAATAACGGCCCCGAGGCGCATGCCTATAGCCGCCCCCCCGAAGTCGAGGGCGAAGCCACCAACCGCGCCATCATGATCGCCGACATGGCCGGCGTGCCGCTCTATGTCGTGCATGTCTCGTCCGAGCAGGCCCACGAAGCCATCCGTCGCGCCCGCCAGAAGGGTATGCGCGTCTATGGCGAGCCGCTGATCCAGCACCTGACGCTCGATGAGAGCGAGTATTTCAACCCCGATTGGGACCATGCCGCCCGGCGTGTCATGTCCCCGCCCTTCCGCAACAAGTTGCATCAGGATTCGTTGTGGGCCGGCCTGCAAGCGGGCTCGCTCTCGGTGGTCGCAACCGATCACTGCGCCTTCACCAGCGCCCAGAAGCGCACCGGCATCGGCAATTTCTCCAAGATTCCCAATGGCACTGGCGGTCTAGAAGACCGCATGCCGGTGCTCTGGACGACAGGGGTCAATACCGGTCGTCTGACCATGAACGAATTCGTGGCGGTGACGTCGACCAATATTGCCAAGATCCTCGGGCTCTACCCCAAAAAGGGTGCCGTTCTCGTCGGCGCCGATGCGGACCTCGTGGTCTGGGACCCCAAACGATCCAAGACCATCTCGGCGGGCGCGCAGCAGTCGGTGATCGACTACAATGTCTTCGAGGGCTTCGAAGTCACCGGCCTGCCGCGCTTTGTCCTGAGCCGCGGCAAGGTCTCGATCGTCGAGAACGAGGTCAAGGCCGAGCCAGGTCATGGCAAGTTTGTCGGCCGCGAAGCGAAGAACCCTGTGAACCGCGCGCTGAGCCAGTGGAAAGAGATCGTCGCACCCCGCAAGGTGGAGCGGTCAGGCATTCCGGCGACGGGGGTTTGACGGGAGCAGCGTGACCAATAATGAGGCACCTGCCGGGAGGAGCGGAGACAGACCGGGAATAATTCCGGCACTCCGTAAACGGCACGGGGCTTGCATTGAACATCATGGCCGGACGGCGACGATAATCCGTTGCCCGGCCAGCATAACAAGAGGGGGCACTTGCCTTTGTCCGTGACGACTTCCAGCGCCGTAGTGGCGGCCGAACATCTCGGCCTCACGTTCAGGACCAATGACGGTGACGTCGTTGCCCTCAGCGACGTCAATCTCATCATCAACAAGGGTGAGTTCGTTTCCTTCATCGGCCCGTCCGGCTGCGGCAAGACCACCTTCTTGCGCACTATTGCCGATCTGGAACAGCCCACTTCGGGCACCCTGACCATCAACGGTCAGACACCGGAACAGGCCCGCAAGGCGCGTGCCTATGGCTACGTGTTCCAGGCGCCGGCGCTCTATCCCTGGCGCACCATCGAAAAGAACATCGCGCTGCCGCTCGAAATCATGGGCTATGGCGGCAGCGAACAGGCCGAGCGCATCAAGCGCACCATGGATCTGGTGAACCTTTCCGGTTTCGAGAAGAAATACCCCTGGCAGCTCTCCGGCGGCATGCAGCAGCGCGCCTCCATCGCCCGCGCCCTGGCCTTCGATGCCGACCTGCTGCTGATGGACGAACCCTTCGGCGCCCTCGACGAAATCGTCCGCGACCACCTCAATTCCGAATTGCTCAAGCTCTGGGACCGCACGCAGAAAACCATCTGCTTCGTCACCCACTCCATTCCTGAGGCGGTGTATCTGTCGACCAAGATCGTGGTCATGTCACCGCGCCCGGGGCGGGTGACCGATGTGATCGAGAGCAACCTGCCGCGCGAACGCCCGTTGGATATCCGCGAAACGCCGGAGTTTCTGGCCATAGCCGCAAGGGTGCGCGACGGGCTGCGCGCCGGGCACTCCTACGAGGAGACGGTGTGATGGTGGCTGGCCACATCCACCGGATCCCCCTCGCCCCTTGTGGGAGAGGGACAGCAATTTCTTCGTTCAGAAGAAATTGCAGGGTGAGGGGTGCTGCGCTCGCCCATGCCAGAGGCGTGGGAAGAAACCCCTCATCCGCCCTTCGGGCACCTTCTCCCGCAAGGGGAGAAGGGTGGGCTTCGTGGGTGGGGCAGATACAATGACCCGCACCTTCCCCATCATCATCGTCCTGCTCGCCATCGTCCTCGTCTGGTACGCCGCCGCTATCGGCATGAACGCGCAGTGGCAGAACGATGTCTATCGCCGTGGCGATGTCACCAATGTTCCCGCCACGCAGTTCGTCCTCGACACCTGGAACCAGGAAAAGCCCGTTCTCCCCACCGCGCATCAGGTGTTTGGCGAGCTGTGGAATTCCACTGCGCTCGTCGCCCCCAACAAGCCGCGCAGCCTGATCTTCCACGCCTGGGTCACCTTCTCGGCCACCGCGCTCGGCTTCCTCATGGGCTCGCTGCTGGGCATCGGCCTCGCCGTGATGATCGTCCATAACGAGGCGATGAACCGTTCGTTGATGCCCTGGATCGTTGCCAGCCAGACCATTCCCATCCTGGCGCTGGCGCCGCTGATCGTGGTCATCGGCTTCAACATCTTCACCGGCACTTTGGGCATTCCCACCGATCCGGCCCGGCTGATGTCCAAGGCGATCATCTCGGCCTATCTCAGCTTCTTCCCGGTTGCTGTAGGCATGGTCAAAGGCCTGCGTTCGCCGGAGGCGATCCAGCTCGATCTGATGCATACCTACAATGCCTCGCCCAATCAGACCTTCTGGAAGCTGCGCTGGCCTGCCGCCATGCCCTATCTCTTCACCTCGCTGAAGGTCGGTGTCGCCGCCAGCCTGGTCGGCGCCATTGTCGGCGAATTGCCCACCGGTGCCGTGGCCGGCCTCGGTGCGCGCCTCCTGGCCGGCTCCTATTACAGCCAGACCGTGCAGATCTGGGCGGCCTTGTTCGCTGCCTCCATTCTGGCCGCTTTGCTCGTCATCGCCGTCGGTCTGGTGGAAAAATTCGTCAATCGGTCCATGGGGGCACGTCCCGCATGAGCCAGTTGCAGTTCTTTCTCGCCCTGGTGGCCGGTGGTCTTGCGGCTGGTGCGCTGGCCCTGAGCCTCACCACGCCGTTCGAAACCGCTTTGCTGCTCAAGGCTTTCCTCGCTTTGGGCTTCCTGTCGCTGGTCCGCTTCTTTGTCCCGGTCGGGCTCTGGGCCGATGGCGCTATCGCGGTGCTCGGCGCGGTGGCCGTGCTCACCAGCATCGGTATTTTTCAGCCGGCGCCACCGTTCTTCTGGATGGCGCTCATCGTGGCCTGGCTCTTTGCCTGGCTGTTCGTCGAGCGCCTCAGCAAGACCCTGGCGCCCGGTCTCGCGGACAATGCCGGCCTCGGCCTCCTCATCCCGATCGTCTTCGGCGTGACCATCCTTGTCGCCTGGGAAGCTATCACCCGCGCGGGCAATGTGCCGCAGGTCATCCTGCCGCCGCCCTCGATGATCTGGGCCCGGATTACCGCCTCGGTGCCGACGCTGCTCGCCGATTTCCAGCAGACCTTCCTCAAGGCCGTTCTGATCGGCTACGCGCTGGGCTGCGGCCTCGGTTTTGTCGTCGCCATCCTGATCGATCGCTCGCCCTTCCTCAAATCCGGGCTGTTGCCGCTGGGCAATTTCGTCTCGGCTTTGCCCATTGTCGGTGTCGCGCCGATCATGGTCATGTGGTTCGGCTTCGACTGGCCCAGTAAGGCCGCCGTCGTCATCATCATGACCTTCTTCCCCATGCTGGTGAACACGGTGGCGGGCCTCAACGCATCCAGCGCCATCGAGCGCGACCTGATGCGCACCTATGCTGCTGGTTATTGGCAGACGCTGCTGAAGCTCAGGCTCCCCGCTGCGGGCCCCTTCATCTTCAACGCCCTCAAGATCAACTCGACTCTGGCCTTGATCGGCGCAATCGTAGCGGAATTCTTCGGGACGCCCATTGTCGGAATGGGCTTCCGCATCTCTACCGAAGTCGGCCGGATGAATGTCGACATGGTATGGGCCGAAATCGCGGTGGCGGCAGTCGCGGGCTCGGTCTTCTACGGGGTGATCGTTCTGATCGAACGAGGGGTCACCTTCTGGCATCCGTCCGTGCGTGGTGCATAGACATGCCAAACTCAGGGAAAACGGCAATGAAGAAACTTCTGATCGGCGCCCTTGCAGGCGCAATGACCATGGCGGCTTTTGGCGGCGCCTGGGCACAGGAATCCGTTACGCTGCAGCTCAAATGGGTGACCCAGGGCCAGTTCGCCGGCTACTATGTCGCCCAGGCCAAGGGCTTTTATGAAGAAGAAGGCCTGACCGTCGAAATCAAGCCGGGCGGCCCCGATATCGCGCCCGAGCAGGTGATTGCCGGCGGCGGTGCCGATGTCATCACCACCTGGATGGCCGCCGGCCTTGCCGCCCGCGAACGCGGCGTGCCGCTGGTCAACATCGCCCAGCCGTTCAAGCAGTCGGGCCTGCTGCTCACCTGCCTCAAGGAGGCTGGCGTCGAGACCACGGCCGATTTCCCGGGCAAGACACTGGGCGTCTGGTTCTTCGGCAACGAGTATCCGTTCTATGCCTGGATGGCCAAGCTCGGCCTTTCCACCGAAGGCGGCGCCGAGGGCGTCGAAGTCCTGAAGCAGGCCTTCAACGTCGATCCGCTGATCCAGAAGCAGGCCGCCTGCATCTCCACCATGACCTATAACGAGTATGGTCAGGTGCTGAAGGCCGGCATCACCCCCGAAGAGCTGACCGTCTTCAACTACCGCGACGAAGGCGTCGGCATGCTCGAAGACGGTCTCTATGTTCTCGAAGAGAAGCTGGCCGATCCGGCTTTCGTCGAGAAGATGACCAAGTTCGTCCGCGCTTCGATGAAGGGCTGGGAGTATGCCCGCGCCAACCCCGAAGAGGCCGCTCAGATCGTCGTCGACAATGACTCGACCGGCGCCATGACGGTCGAAGACCAGCTCTACCAGGTCACCGAGATCAACAAGCTGACCGAAGGCTCCACCGGCGTGCTCGACGAAGCCGACTACCAGCAGACCGTCGATACCCTGCTCTCGGCCGTGTCGCCTGATAATCCGGCCATCACCAAGGCCCCCGAAGGCGCCTTCAGCCACGTCGTCACCGACGGGCTCTAGGCCCCAAGCCACAAGAATGCGAAAGGCGGGGAGCGATCCCCGCCTTTTTTATTCCCGTGGGAACGAATCCGCCCCGCCTTCGGTTGACCTTGCACTGCGTCAACCAGAAGAAGGCAAATCCCATGAACTCCATCATTTATCTCGTCGGTCTCGTGGTCATCGTCATGGCCATCCTGTCGTTCATCGGTCTCGCCTGAGAATTCCGATGGCAAGAGCAACAAGAACAACAACAGGAGCCGCCGCAATGACCATTGACGCGCCCGCGGGCGTCGCCGTTATCGAACAACCCGCCGCCAATCGCGATCAGTCATCGTATGTCGATTGGCCCGCTATTATCGCCGGCATCATCCTCGCCTCTGCCATCAGCCTGGTGCTGATCAGCTTCGGCTCCGCCGTCGGCCTCAACTTCCTCGACTTTGGCTATGGCGACGGTCCTAACCCGATCTTCGTCGGCATTGCTGCTGCATCCTGGTTCCTCTGGGTGCAGATTTCCAGCTTCATGGCCGGCGGCTACATCACTGGTCGCCTGCGCCGCCGCTACTTCGATGCCACCGAAGATGAAAGCGATCTGCGCGACGGTGCGCACGGGCTCCTGGTATGGGCCGGCGCGGCCATTCTAGGTGCCGTAATCGCTGTTGGCGGTATCGGTGCTGCGGCCAATGCGGTCGGCTCGGTTGCCGCAACCGCGACAACGGCGGCGTCGAACGTGGCGGAAGGCGCAGCCGACGCCCTCGATCCCAATGCCTACTTCATCGATACCCTGTTCCGTTCGACCCAGCCGGTCGACGCAGCAGCGGCACGTGGTGAGGCAGGCCGTATCTTCGCTCAGGCTGCATTGGGCGACGGTACTGTTGCCGAAGAAGATCGGACTTATCTCGCCAGCGTCGTGGCCGCCAATACCGGCATTGCGCCCGAAGAGGCCCAGGCCCGGGTCGACCAGGTGATCGCCAATGTGGAAACGGCGCGGCAGGAGGCCATCGAGGCCGCACGCATCGCCCGCAACACCACCATCATCGGCGCCTTCCTGCTCGCGGCTTCGCTGCTGGTCTCGGCCATCGGTGCGTTCTGGGCAGCCCAGAAGGGCGGCAACCATCGCGATCAGAACACCGTCTTCGCCGACGTGTTCCGCCGCTTCTAGGCCAGGCAAAGAAAGGACAACACCATGTTTCGTGCTCTCGGACTTTTTCTGCTCGGCGTGCCGATCTGGCTGATCATCATCATCGTGTTCTTCCTCCGCTGAGGAAGCCAAAGGCGGGGCGAAAGCTCCGCCTCTTTTGAATGTGCCGATGCGCAAGGCGATCAGTCGACCTCCCTCCCCCTTGTGGGGAGGGTGGCCCCGAAGGGGTCGGGTGGGGGTTCTCTCGGCAAGCGCAGAGCGTGCGGCCACCCCCCACCCTTGATCCCTCCCCACAAGGGGAGGGAGACGACTGAAAAGATTAGTTGAACACCCGGCGGCACTTGAACTGGCCGAACTCGACCCAGCCTGTCGCCAGGACTTCACCCCGAAAGCTGACCCAGCATTCATCGAGCGACACGGGCGAACCCGCCCCGGTCAGCAATACGGCATTGCCGTGGCGCACCGCCGTGGCCTGTTGTGCATCGAGCCGGATCTCCGGCAGGTCGATAAATCCGGCAGCCACCGGCTTCAGCAACGCATCCCGTTCTTCCAGCGACAACGCTTCGAGTTGGTCGATATCAAGCGCATCCCCATCATGGAACGGCCCGACCGCCGCGCGGTGCAACATGCTCACATGCCCGCGCGTGCCCAACGCCTCGGCAATATCGCGCGCCAGCGAGCGCACATAGGTACCCTTGCCGCACGTTACTTCGAGGATCGATCGATCCGTCCCGTGCTCGATGACGGCAATGGCGTCGACGTCGATCTCGCGCGGCTGCAGCTCCACGGCTTCGCCCGCCCGCGCCAGGTCATAGGCTCGCTCGCCATCGATCTTGAGGGCCGAATAGATCGGCGGACGCTGCAGAATGGTGCCGGTGAAATCAGGCAGCACCGCCTCCAGCGCCGCACGGTCCGGCCGCACATCCGAGGTCGCCACTACGGGCCCTTCGGCATCGTCGGTCGCGGTAGCGCTGCCCCATTGGATGGCGAAGCGATAGATCTTGGTCCCATCCTGCACCTGCGGCACGGCCTTTGTCGCTTCGCCCAGCGCGATCGGCAGGATCCCTGTGGCCAGCGGGTCGAGCGTACCGGCATGGCCGGCCTTGGCCGCGCCGAACAGCCAGCGCACCTTGCCCACTGCCTGGGTCGAGGTCATGTCATAGGGCTTGTC
Encoded proteins:
- a CDS encoding Zn-dependent hydrolase, yielding MSAPGENLRINGDRLWDSLMDMAKIGPGIAGGNNRQTLTDDDKKGRALFQEWCEAAGLTMAVDKMGTMFMTRPGTDPDALPVYVGSHLDTQPTGGKYDGVLGVLAGLEVVRSMNDLGIKTKHPIVVTNWTNEEGARFAPAMLASGVFAGIHTLDYAYGRKDQDGKSFGDELQRIGWVGEEPVGERKMHAYFEYHIEQGPILEAENKQIGVVTHGQGLWWLEFTLTGKEAHTGSTPMLMRVNAGLAMSRIIEMVQAVAMDHQPGAVGGVGQVKFSPNSRNVLPGTVVFTVDIRSPELSKLNSMRSQIEEKAQAICAELGVGYAMEAVGHFDPVTFDPTLVARVRSAAEKLGYSHMNIISGAGHDACWTNKVAPSTMIMCPCVDGLSHNEAEEISREWAAAGADVLFHAVVETAEIVE
- a CDS encoding endonuclease domain-containing protein: MSVLKTRFAAKAAKALRTNMTDAKRKLWSALRDRQLLGFKFVRQQPVGPYIADFACREADLVVELDGSQHAESPTDERRTTEFSMHGYQVIRFWNDHVLTNLDGVLWAIAEHLNKAPSPGLRFAKLDLSPKGRGEEVPHDNSGISP
- the hydA gene encoding dihydropyrimidinase, which produces MTKVIKNGTIVTADLTYKADVLIDGDIIVEIGPNLSGDETLDASGCYVMPGGIDPHTHLEMPFMGTYSADDFESGTRAGLAGGTTMVVDFCLPNPNQSLLEALQMWDNKTGKANADYSFHMAITWWGEQVFNEMADVVDRGITSFKHFMAYKGALMVNDDEMFSSFQRCADLGALPLVHAENGDVVAAMTAKLLAEGNNGPEAHAYSRPPEVEGEATNRAIMIADMAGVPLYVVHVSSEQAHEAIRRARQKGMRVYGEPLIQHLTLDESEYFNPDWDHAARRVMSPPFRNKLHQDSLWAGLQAGSLSVVATDHCAFTSAQKRTGIGNFSKIPNGTGGLEDRMPVLWTTGVNTGRLTMNEFVAVTSTNIAKILGLYPKKGAVLVGADADLVVWDPKRSKTISAGAQQSVIDYNVFEGFEVTGLPRFVLSRGKVSIVENEVKAEPGHGKFVGREAKNPVNRALSQWKEIVAPRKVERSGIPATGV
- a CDS encoding ABC transporter ATP-binding protein translates to MTTSSAVVAAEHLGLTFRTNDGDVVALSDVNLIINKGEFVSFIGPSGCGKTTFLRTIADLEQPTSGTLTINGQTPEQARKARAYGYVFQAPALYPWRTIEKNIALPLEIMGYGGSEQAERIKRTMDLVNLSGFEKKYPWQLSGGMQQRASIARALAFDADLLLMDEPFGALDEIVRDHLNSELLKLWDRTQKTICFVTHSIPEAVYLSTKIVVMSPRPGRVTDVIESNLPRERPLDIRETPEFLAIAARVRDGLRAGHSYEETV
- a CDS encoding ABC transporter permease; the encoded protein is MTRTFPIIIVLLAIVLVWYAAAIGMNAQWQNDVYRRGDVTNVPATQFVLDTWNQEKPVLPTAHQVFGELWNSTALVAPNKPRSLIFHAWVTFSATALGFLMGSLLGIGLAVMIVHNEAMNRSLMPWIVASQTIPILALAPLIVVIGFNIFTGTLGIPTDPARLMSKAIISAYLSFFPVAVGMVKGLRSPEAIQLDLMHTYNASPNQTFWKLRWPAAMPYLFTSLKVGVAASLVGAIVGELPTGAVAGLGARLLAGSYYSQTVQIWAALFAASILAALLVIAVGLVEKFVNRSMGARPA
- a CDS encoding ABC transporter permease, which encodes MSQLQFFLALVAGGLAAGALALSLTTPFETALLLKAFLALGFLSLVRFFVPVGLWADGAIAVLGAVAVLTSIGIFQPAPPFFWMALIVAWLFAWLFVERLSKTLAPGLADNAGLGLLIPIVFGVTILVAWEAITRAGNVPQVILPPPSMIWARITASVPTLLADFQQTFLKAVLIGYALGCGLGFVVAILIDRSPFLKSGLLPLGNFVSALPIVGVAPIMVMWFGFDWPSKAAVVIIMTFFPMLVNTVAGLNASSAIERDLMRTYAAGYWQTLLKLRLPAAGPFIFNALKINSTLALIGAIVAEFFGTPIVGMGFRISTEVGRMNVDMVWAEIAVAAVAGSVFYGVIVLIERGVTFWHPSVRGA
- a CDS encoding ABC transporter substrate-binding protein; amino-acid sequence: MKKLLIGALAGAMTMAAFGGAWAQESVTLQLKWVTQGQFAGYYVAQAKGFYEEEGLTVEIKPGGPDIAPEQVIAGGGADVITTWMAAGLAARERGVPLVNIAQPFKQSGLLLTCLKEAGVETTADFPGKTLGVWFFGNEYPFYAWMAKLGLSTEGGAEGVEVLKQAFNVDPLIQKQAACISTMTYNEYGQVLKAGITPEELTVFNYRDEGVGMLEDGLYVLEEKLADPAFVEKMTKFVRASMKGWEYARANPEEAAQIVVDNDSTGAMTVEDQLYQVTEINKLTEGSTGVLDEADYQQTVDTLLSAVSPDNPAITKAPEGAFSHVVTDGL
- the truB gene encoding tRNA pseudouridine(55) synthase TruB, with translation MSAPKRVKRAISGWVVLDKPYDMTSTQAVGKVRWLFGAAKAGHAGTLDPLATGILPIALGEATKAVPQVQDGTKIYRFAIQWGSATATDDAEGPVVATSDVRPDRAALEAVLPDFTGTILQRPPIYSALKIDGERAYDLARAGEAVELQPREIDVDAIAVIEHGTDRSILEVTCGKGTYVRSLARDIAEALGTRGHVSMLHRAAVGPFHDGDALDIDQLEALSLEERDALLKPVAAGFIDLPEIRLDAQQATAVRHGNAVLLTGAGSPVSLDECWVSFRGEVLATGWVEFGQFKCRRVFN